A portion of the candidate division KSB1 bacterium genome contains these proteins:
- a CDS encoding SpoIID/LytB domain-containing protein, with amino-acid sequence MNRIATIIIALLILTICRCAYLPLPPAPISEFGPEIRIGIAENLATIEFESDGTIDVFNSDEKLLAESILGKRWQVTLQNAAPAPLGYGLLYRETEDALVAQQLTSNLERANFSSKIKQIKKRVFRNGQLREIIFYQVLLKPFFDSEAEARQYQRQIQPQLSTTILPFFKARPAGKIILTNISNGARFESSTMIRVMGNLFKLTTITGKNFHFERAQQRTYRNHLEFWIDQYGGVTVVNQLPIEIYLRGVVGSEMNQGFPMEALKAQAVTARGFTIGMLDKLHRMAPFDLCDEVHCHVYGGVEREAESVTEAVMKTRGQVLIYKDQICDTRYAAVCGGHSENNENVWVGTPQPYLRGRPDTRSARSVSNLSDESTVRRWIESTPDVFCNTLKIPIPDALAYTKKYFRWTEQYSRSELSQIINQKTGQNIGLLNEIVPLERGVSGRLKKIELRGSLRSLVIENELQIRNVLSRNYLYSSCFVVDRQGENFILKGAGWGHGVGMCQTGAGAMALRGFDYRAILDHYYHGSKLVRIY; translated from the coding sequence TTGAACAGAATAGCTACGATAATAATTGCATTATTGATTTTAACTATCTGCCGATGCGCTTATCTTCCTCTTCCCCCAGCACCGATCTCCGAATTCGGTCCTGAGATTCGAATTGGAATAGCAGAAAATTTAGCAACGATCGAATTTGAAAGTGATGGTACTATCGATGTATTTAACTCAGATGAGAAATTGCTGGCTGAATCAATTCTGGGCAAGCGCTGGCAGGTAACTTTACAGAATGCCGCACCCGCCCCACTGGGCTATGGATTGCTCTATCGCGAAACTGAAGATGCTCTTGTTGCCCAACAATTGACCTCGAATTTAGAGCGGGCTAATTTCTCAAGCAAGATCAAACAAATCAAAAAGAGGGTATTTCGGAACGGCCAATTAAGGGAAATCATATTTTATCAAGTTTTATTGAAACCATTTTTTGATTCCGAAGCTGAAGCTCGGCAATATCAACGCCAGATTCAACCGCAACTATCGACCACGATCCTGCCCTTCTTTAAAGCACGACCTGCTGGAAAAATTATTTTGACCAATATATCTAATGGGGCACGTTTCGAATCTTCGACCATGATTCGTGTCATGGGCAACCTTTTTAAGCTAACAACTATAACTGGCAAGAATTTTCATTTTGAGCGGGCGCAACAGCGAACTTATCGGAATCATTTAGAATTTTGGATCGACCAATATGGAGGCGTCACGGTTGTCAATCAATTGCCGATTGAAATCTACTTGCGGGGTGTGGTTGGATCGGAGATGAACCAAGGTTTTCCGATGGAGGCCTTAAAAGCGCAAGCGGTTACCGCCCGTGGATTTACCATTGGGATGTTAGACAAACTCCATCGGATGGCACCTTTTGATCTCTGCGATGAAGTTCATTGCCATGTTTATGGGGGGGTTGAGCGTGAGGCAGAATCAGTTACTGAGGCTGTTATGAAAACCCGTGGTCAGGTCCTCATTTATAAAGATCAAATCTGCGATACGCGGTATGCTGCTGTGTGCGGGGGACATTCAGAGAACAACGAAAATGTTTGGGTTGGTACGCCGCAACCCTATCTTCGCGGGCGTCCTGACACCAGATCTGCCCGATCGGTATCTAATTTATCGGACGAATCTACTGTACGGCGCTGGATTGAGAGTACTCCCGACGTGTTCTGTAACACGCTCAAAATACCCATTCCCGACGCACTTGCCTATACAAAAAAATATTTTCGGTGGACTGAGCAATATTCCAGATCTGAATTAAGCCAGATTATCAATCAAAAAACTGGTCAAAATATCGGATTGCTTAACGAGATAGTTCCCCTCGAACGTGGAGTTTCGGGTAGGCTAAAGAAGATTGAACTTCGCGGCTCTTTGAGATCCCTCGTGATTGAAAATGAGCTTCAAATTAGAAACGTCTTATCTCGCAATTATCTTTATAGCTCATGCTTTGTGGTTGATCGTCAAGGAGAAAATTTCATTTTGAAAGGTGCTGGATGGGGACATGGGGTCGGAATGTGTCAGACTGGGGCTGGGGCGATGGCCTTAAGAGGTTTCGATTATCGTGCTATCTTAGATCATTATTATCATGGATCAAAACTGGTCAGGATCTACTAA